A genomic window from Periweissella cryptocerci includes:
- a CDS encoding DUF1831 domain-containing protein, which produces MAFDKQVQLLGDTDTYSVHPSIKKYSLMDTGFIQQNSGAYQLMRQLEPNKAFNASFKLKIVFAQDLSGFKMKTVNALGNTVINIFTHKNSEVLTQQFHFYIQELVDREILVKD; this is translated from the coding sequence ATGGCTTTTGATAAACAAGTTCAATTATTGGGTGACACAGATACATACTCAGTCCACCCAAGTATTAAGAAGTATTCACTAATGGATACTGGTTTCATTCAACAAAATTCAGGGGCATACCAATTGATGCGTCAATTGGAACCAAACAAAGCATTTAACGCCTCGTTCAAGTTAAAGATTGTCTTTGCCCAAGATTTATCTGGTTTTAAGATGAAAACGGTGAATGCCCTTGGCAACACGGTGATCAACATTTTCACGCACAAGAACAGTGAAGTGTTGACGCAACAATTCCATTTTTACATTCAAGAATTGGTTGATCGCGAAATCTTGGTTAAAGATTAA